The region CGATTTCAAAAATCCAGACCAAGGTTAAAAACGGCTGTCCTTTCGATTGCGGTTTGTGTCCGAACCATGACCAGCATACTTGCAATGGCTTGATTGAAATTACCAATGCCTGCGATTTGGGTTGTCCGACTTGTTACGCCAACAGCGGGACCGGCGATTTTTTGCCGTTGGAGAAGATCAATGGAATGCTGGATTTTTTTGTTGATTCCGAACACGGCCAAGCGGAAATTCTGCAAATATCGGGCGGCGAGCCGACAATGCATCCGCAAATCATTAATATCATTAAATTGGCGCGGACAAAAAAGATAAAATATATTTTGTTAAACACGAATGGGTTGCGTTTAGCCAAAGATGAAAAATTTGCGGAAGAATTGGGCCGGTTCAAAGGCGGGTTTGAAATTTATTTGCAGTTTGACGGGTTATCCGAAAAATCGGCAATGGCAATTCGCGGCCGGAATGTGATTGAAGATCGAAAAAGGGCGGTGGCCAATCTTTCAAAACACCATGTGCCGATAACTTTGGTGGCCACGGTTGTGCGCGGCGTGAACGATGACCAAATTGGCGAGGTTTTTAATTACGCGATCGGCGAAGAATGGATCCGGGGCATCAACTACCAACCGGTGGCATTTTTTGGCCGTCTGCCCGAAGGCGAGGACATAAAAAACCGGATCACGATGACTGGAATTTTGAAAACGCTGGAAATCCAAACCAAAGGGATGGTGAAATTAGCGGATTTTATTCCTTTACCGTGCGATGTGGAGCGTGTGGCGATTAGTTATCTGTTTAAACAGAAAGGAGAGCTTATTCCGTTGATCCGGGATATCGACATCAAACAATTTTTGCCGGCAATCCGCAACACATTCCAATTCGCGCCCGACAAAGTGGTGAAAGAGATCGCGGAAACTTTGGATAAAAAAGGAAATTGCTGCCAGATAATGGGTTTGTTCAAGGATTTAAAGAAAACAGTCTTACCGCCAAATTATCTTTTGATGAGCCAGGATCAGAAAGCGGAATTCATTAACAACAACACCTTCCGAATCAGCGCCACATCGTTTGTCGACAAATACAACTTCGATGCCAAATCGATGCAAAAAGAATGCGTCCACATCATCACCCCGGACCTGAAAAAGATTCCGTTTTCGGCGTATAATATGATACACAGGTATGCTAATTGAAATTATTATCAATGGTATTGTCGGATTGTGCATTTTCGCGGTGATCGCGGCGGTGGCTGCGGATTTTTTGTTTTTTCAAGAGAGAAATGACCAAAAAAAAGAGAAGAAAAGCCTGGTGGCGACATTCACGATGTTTATGTTTTTCTTTTTGTTCTATACGATTGAACGGAATGGCTGGGGAGTGTTGCAAGTCGGGAGCGACGCGGTGAGAATCGCGATGATCGCGGTCGGGTTGGTCTTGATGGTTATTGGCGCGGCGGTGAATATCGCGGGCCGGTTCAAATTGGGAAACAATTGGTCGGATAATATCAAAATTTATCTTGGCCATTCGCTGGTTAATGCCGGGGTTTATGCTTGGGTGCGGCATCCGTTGTATGCATCACTTGTCTGGATGTTCTATGGCTCAAGCCTGATTTACTCCAACTGGCTGGCGTTTTTGGCAAACACTTTGATATTCATTCCGGCAATGTATTATCGCGCCAGACAGGAAGAAAAAATGTTGTTGCAGGAATTCGCGGAATATTCAAATTACAAAAAGAAAGTCGGTATGTTTTTTCCCAAATTTTGAATTTGAGTTTTTGTATTTAAGGTCGTTCCTCGGCGTACTCGTCGAGGTGCGACCTCGGCAAACTGTATTTTGTAATTTGATTTTGTAATTATAAAACCATGAAAATTTCTTATCGTCCGGTTGCGGTTCCAAAGGGCGCGTTTATTTTTTGCCGTTATTCGATCGCAATTCTTGTTTGGCTGGCGTTTATTTTGCGTGATCCTTGGATTCTTGTTTTAGTTGGCGCAATTATGTTTTTGTCGGCGGTTTTGAAAATCAGACGCGCGCCCATGATAGTTTTATACGGTTATACGATTGATAAAATTTGGAAATCGCCAAAAGAGATATTGAACGAAAGCGCGATGAAGTTCGCGCATATCTTGGCAACGGGGTTAAGCGTTATTTGCCTGGTTTTTATTTTATTTATTAATTCGCATGTCGGCTGGTTTTTAACTTTTTCTTTCGCGATTATGAAAACTATTTCCGCGGTCGGTTTTTGCCCGGCGTCGAAACTTTACGAATGTGCGGGGAGCGATAAATGCTGTTCGTTTGCCAAGGGGATTAAAAAAGCCGGCAAAACATGTTAGATGAACATTTCCACCCGGAGAATTGGGGAATCCGGCCGGTGTTGTTTTCGATAAACGGGTTTGATGTCCCGGCTTATGGTTTTTTTGTCGGTTTGGCGATAATTGTCGGCGCGTTTGTTTATTGGCGCGAAGCGAATAAATATCGACAAGGCGATGACCATGGTTTTTATTTGGCGGTTGCCGGACTGCTGGGCGGCGCGGTTGGCGCCAAACTTCTGGAGTGGATTATCAATTACCAATTTGTGGCGGCGCATTTTTATGATCCGCGCGCGTTTCTTTACGGCCGCACGATTGTGGGCGGTTTGATCGGCGGGACGATCGCGGTTTTAATTACCAAGCGCAAAATGAAAATTACTCGGCGGATGGGTAACGCGTTCGCGCCCGCGATTGCGCTGGGCGCGGCCATCGGCCGGATTGGCTGTTTCTTGGCGGGCTGTTGTTTCGGCAAACCGACCAATATGGGTTGGGGAGTTAATTTCGGCGATGGTATTTTGCGTTACCCGACGCAACTTTTTGAATCTGCGTTTATGCTGGCGATGTTTTTTTATCTGCGGTATAAAACAAAAAAAAATAATTTAAAACCCGGCCGGCTTTTTACCGAACTGATGCTGGCCTATTTCGCTTTCCGTTTTTTTCTTGAATTCATTAAAGCCGAACCGGCGATGATCGCCGGTTTGACGGTATTCCAAATTATAAGTATTATTGTTATGCTTTATTTAATATTCGTTAAAGAAAAAATCTTGAATTTAATTTTAACTAAAAAATAATGGAAGATCAAAAACCGGTGAATAATCAAAAAATCAGCGGGTTGCGAAAGCCCGTTTATTTGATCATAGGTATTATTTTTGGCGCTTTAGTATGGTTTGCCGCCGGGTATCTGCTTTTGACATTATCAAGTTATGTTTTTTATTTTAACTATGTTTTCCCGATATTCCTTGTTGATATGCTGATTGTCGCTGTTTTGGTTTGGTCTTTGCCTCGCGCGATGAAAAAAAAGTTTATTATTATCGGTATGCTTTTATTTTTTGCGGCAGTGTTTTTAATACCCGGCCCTTGCTCGATCTTTTCATTTTTGAGTGAGTTATGATAACTAAAATCACGGTAAATCAAAAACAGAATTATTTAAAGTAAGACTATGTACGGGATGCCGGCAAAAAGATTTGAGCCTGATATTTACAAGGATCGCAGAAAATTAAAGGTGAGCGACTTTCTCGCCGGGTTTTTATGCGGTTTGATATTTTGGCTTTTATCTTTTTGGATTGCGTGGTATGTCGCGCCGCTGATAATCGCCGCGCTTTGCGCCGCCGGATTATTTCTGAAATTTCGCCGCCGCTATTTTATTTACGGCGCGCTCGCCTTGATCTTTTTTCCGTTTGTTGTTTGGGCGACGCTCATCTGGTTCTACGCCGGCCGCAACGAAATCAAAAGCTAGAAATAAATCCATTTTTGATACAGGTCTAATCCCTAAACTTCCGGCGGTAAATTACAAACAGATTGTGAGAGTCGCGAAAAGATTGGGATTTTATTGTGCGCGGAAGACAAAAGGAAGCCATTAGATTTGGTGTTGCGATGGCAGCGGCAGACAAACCACGATTCCAAATCATTGGAATAGGTTATTTAAGAGAAAAACATTTGCAAGTATTTTAAATGATATTGGAATCACCGTTGAGGATTTTATGAAAATAAAATAATTTTGTATTTAAAAAACGCCCTTTAATAATCTTGGGGCGTTTTTCAGGAAAACAAAACTAGAATTTGCAGAGGTTGTCTTCAAACTTGCCGCCGGATTTGTCGCACCAATCCCGGGACAGGCCTTTGCATTGGTTTGAGGTGACTATCCATGTGCCGCCGTTGTCGGTGCAGGCCGCTTCCACTTGCGCGTTGGCGCGTTTGTCGGTCAATTCTTTGAACATCACGCCATCAAGAATGAAACTTTTTGAAGTTGGAACCGTGGGCAGGCTTTCCACCGCGTCGCCGTCGATTTTCCAGTCGAGATAATCGACTTTCACGGCTTGGTTGACGATTGCGATATTCCGCAGATCAATACGGTCGCCGATGGCCACGGCGTTTGAGCCCACAATCAACCTTTTTTCTTCGTCAACCAGGGCGATTGCGGCGTAATAATAAACTCCCACATCATTGGCGGTTTTTTGGGTTAAAATTACCGCCCAATCGGGCTGGCCATCGGAGTTGAGATCGCCCGTAACCGGGGTTCCCGCGATTTGGGTGGTAATCTTGGACCCGTCGGCAGATGTGTTCTCGGACTTGCCGTTTTCCAGAGAGACGAGTTGATATTCGACGAAATATCTCGCGTTCAACGGGTTTAATTCGCCGGCGACCGGTTGGTTTTCCGCGGGGTTTTGAGTCGTATTTTTGGGCAGGTTTGATAGG is a window of Candidatus Nealsonbacteria bacterium DGGOD1a DNA encoding:
- a CDS encoding radical SAM protein → MDNLQRDYRFVSYTGSLCNECLKKIDAKIAEKNGKIYILKNCPEHGQFCELLEEDAGFYLNHGDYDKPGTISKIQTKVKNGCPFDCGLCPNHDQHTCNGLIEITNACDLGCPTCYANSGTGDFLPLEKINGMLDFFVDSEHGQAEILQISGGEPTMHPQIINIIKLARTKKIKYILLNTNGLRLAKDEKFAEELGRFKGGFEIYLQFDGLSEKSAMAIRGRNVIEDRKRAVANLSKHHVPITLVATVVRGVNDDQIGEVFNYAIGEEWIRGINYQPVAFFGRLPEGEDIKNRITMTGILKTLEIQTKGMVKLADFIPLPCDVERVAISYLFKQKGELIPLIRDIDIKQFLPAIRNTFQFAPDKVVKEIAETLDKKGNCCQIMGLFKDLKKTVLPPNYLLMSQDQKAEFINNNTFRISATSFVDKYNFDAKSMQKECVHIITPDLKKIPFSAYNMIHRYAN
- a CDS encoding isoprenylcysteine carboxylmethyltransferase family protein codes for the protein MLIEIIINGIVGLCIFAVIAAVAADFLFFQERNDQKKEKKSLVATFTMFMFFFLFYTIERNGWGVLQVGSDAVRIAMIAVGLVLMVIGAAVNIAGRFKLGNNWSDNIKIYLGHSLVNAGVYAWVRHPLYASLVWMFYGSSLIYSNWLAFLANTLIFIPAMYYRARQEEKMLLQEFAEYSNYKKKVGMFFPKF
- a CDS encoding DUF4395 domain-containing protein, translating into MKISYRPVAVPKGAFIFCRYSIAILVWLAFILRDPWILVLVGAIMFLSAVLKIRRAPMIVLYGYTIDKIWKSPKEILNESAMKFAHILATGLSVICLVFILFINSHVGWFLTFSFAIMKTISAVGFCPASKLYECAGSDKCCSFAKGIKKAGKTC
- a CDS encoding prolipoprotein diacylglyceryl transferase, whose amino-acid sequence is MLDEHFHPENWGIRPVLFSINGFDVPAYGFFVGLAIIVGAFVYWREANKYRQGDDHGFYLAVAGLLGGAVGAKLLEWIINYQFVAAHFYDPRAFLYGRTIVGGLIGGTIAVLITKRKMKITRRMGNAFAPAIALGAAIGRIGCFLAGCCFGKPTNMGWGVNFGDGILRYPTQLFESAFMLAMFFYLRYKTKKNNLKPGRLFTELMLAYFAFRFFLEFIKAEPAMIAGLTVFQIISIIVMLYLIFVKEKILNLILTKK